TGATCTTTACATCCAAGCATCTTTCACTGGTAGGGAAGAATATTTCTCCTTGGGAAGCTTCTGACTGTTCCTGAACTATTTGCATGAAGGATGAGATTTTCATAGGCATTCATTGTTGGACTAATTCTGCTCTTACTAAGCTTACTGGGAGGAAAATTAGGCTTTCGaagtagtttttaaaatgctacttGGTCTTTGATGTCTACAAAAAGTTTTCCCAATCCCCTGTAAACCACAGTCAGTTACTGACCAGCAGTGCCCACAAAATCTTCAGTTTTACAGGATCAGAGGAAAGAGACACCCTGCAGGGCGGGCACTCTCCAGATGCCATGTGGGGGAGCATCCTACTGACCTTCCCGACAAATGCTGAACAGATGTATCTGGGAAACATCGACAGTGgggacagaaacagaaaagctagCCTGCCCTTTTCACATCAATGTTAGAAACTCTTGGGCTACTGCTGAGTCTAGAAAGAAAATTTCTAGGGGGAAGTAGGGAGTGTGCTCAGTGCATACCAAAATGAAATGCACCATGTAGGGAGTAAAACATGAATCTGAGACAAACCCTGCTGTGCTGACTCCATGAGTTCTGCTTCCTTCCTGGAATTACACCAGGGGTGCTCTTCCTGCAGTGAGCTGGAAAGACCtggaacaaaaataataatttgacaaAACAGAATCTTAAATGACAAAAAAGATATCAGACCCAGTGTTCTGTCTCTTGACACATGGATACACATTTATGTCTATATAGAGTAAAAGTATATCCATAAGTAGCAAGGGCCTTTTAAGGTGGAAATCTTTCCctctcacacatacacacaatcTCTCAGCTACCAATAAAGGCTAGCATTTAGCTGGCCCAGCCCCCAGTCTCATATCTTACAAGGAAATGTTTACAGATTTCTGTAATTTATCTGTACTTAAGAGCAGTACAATTGATCATCTAAATAGCACAATACAATGGAATCCAGCCGCACTTCCAAGGAGCTCCCTATGTTAAAATCTGTCTGACCTTTATGTAGCTCCATATGTGGTTGAATGGATGTTACACATTTTGTGCTATGTGAGGCAGACCCATACTGCTACAAACAGTATGCTGCATGGCTAGAAAAGCAAGTGATATTGAAGTTTCTTCAGTGCACTGATAGatttatttgttctgtttcttcttccagccTTTCTTTGTATGGGGTTCCAAAATTTCAGAATATGTGGGACTCGCTTTTGATTTCAGAAATCTCCATGATACTTGATATTAATACTTTACTGAGGGTACCTACTGCTTCCCTCATTTGAAAAAGTGCTTTGCTACTTTCTAGTAACAGAAAGCCTTAATAAAATGGTGCAGTCTCACTGTACAGAAAAGGATTCTTCTGGAATTAATAGTAGCCAGTATGGCCCAGAGTACTCAAAGAAGCATCTAGACTACACTAGGAGCCCTAACACCAGTAAAACAGCCTAACTGGGCCAGGGGAATGATTAGTTTAAAAAAGGAAGCTACACTGAGGTACCTAGTAGGCTTCAGGAAGTCAAAGTAACATTTGccagttaaaaatatatattttttaataactagGAAATATTGTATGGGTTCACTACCTTTTTACACTGGATCACTGGAATAGGCACAGAATGTTTTAATTATTCCATGATATATAAGGATGATGATCCTCACAGGAATTCTTTGAATGTGTATTTTAAGTATTCATTCCCCTCCCTTTGATCCTCAAGTAGTACTTACCTATTCCTTAGAGAGTAAACTATCTGGGACAGGAACAATGAGCATGGTGCCTAAAACAGCCTTAAACAGTTGCAGTAGTACCCACAGAGACAAAAATTAACCACTCTTCTGGTGTcatgcaaagttaattttctcatgCACACATGAAATATGAAGAAGTATTGTCCCAGAAGTCTCAGCAGCATTTGTCTGGAAACACTATAAAAGAAATGTGTCTGTGAAAGCAAACTAATGTTAAGAGTGATACAATTCAACATTGCAGAAGGATGGGAGTAGGATCATAGTTCTACTGTAGTAGCATAATTTCCCTTTTACTGAACTATTAAGTTGAAGAATTTTGAAGGCTACAAAGATGCATCAATTTAAGACCTCTACATTCCGGGAAAATTCTTCTACTTAAATGAACCTGCTGGCAGGTACCACAATTAATATAGGGGGAAAAGTACTATACAGAAATTGCTTTTGTAACTTTACTTACAATTGCTGTGTTTACAGCAGCTTAATTTCTTGAATTACTCATTTATGTATGTGCAGATCCTCCAATGGAATAAATGAAACTTTGAGTGctgaaagagaaaatggaaagcatGATACCATAAAAAATGAGGACTATAAGGAGAGCACTACACTGCAAATTAACACAGCGAAAGAGATACCCCATGGAGATTTATGCATCACAGAGATATACAGTGAGACTCACCAGGGAGCAGGAGAAAGCAACATAcacttttctgaaatgaaacaagaGATCACACAAAGCCACAGGATTACTCCTAAAGTGATAGGCACCTCCAAAGTGCTCATGACAGATGAGGCTGCTTTCAGagggaagacagaagaaagaaggCCAGGTACTATGGTTGAGCTGCAGCTGTCCCTCTCAAATGAGGCGCACAAGGGCACCAGTGCTCCTGCTGTGACTCTCTTAGGGGCAGAAAAATGCACCCCTTCAGGAAGAGGACCCAGTGTACAAGACGGGACTAGCCCTGTAATTGCAATTCCCCTGGGCGTGAAAGAGGGCAACATCCAGTGGTCAAGCAAAGTAGTCCAGTTTTCTAGTGGCAAAGAGGTCAAGAGGATCCAAGGTGCAGCTCCATCTCTCCCCAGAGTGGAGGTGATCCTAGACTGTTCAGACAGGGAGAAGGAAGCACCCAGGTCTCTAGCCGAAAGGGGGTGTGTTGATTCTCAAGTGGAAGGAGGGCAGTCAGAAGCacctccttctctcctctcctttgcaACCGTATCAGAAGGCACAGAGCAGGGAGAAGACGACCAGCACTTGGAAAGGGATCACAGACCTCTCAAGCACAGGGCAAGGCACGCAAGTAAGTATGTCCCATCTAATCATTTGCACTGCCTGAGGGTATATTTTGTAACTTTAAACATGATTTCAGAATTTAgtctgcattagaaaaaaaatgtttcgtttttttctgcagttttctaactttccctctctctgtttcttttaaatgatgtttctgttcttgttttatatattttttttgggTAATACAATGCCCCTGGTGATGAGCCAAGTGTATACCCATGCCTTAACTGTGCTGAATAACTTTGCTTGGTAGACTTCCACTTTGAAATTAACTCATTACTTTGTCCAACTAAAAATACTTACATCTCCAAAAAGGGCTGAATTCCACTGGTCTTCTAATGTATATTCAGAGGTAATctgtaaaatattaacaaaaaaagcaaGTTGCTTGCACATGACTGTGAATCCTGTGGATTTCTCCTTTTATAGCAAAAAGTTTGTGTTATTTGCATCATCTAAAATCAAAGCCATGCCACTGCTcttaaaagttaataaaaaaggCTAGTAGAGAAGCTTGATGTTGCCTGCAGAAGAGATTTTGACAGACACTAGCATGTGTATAACTGTTACATGATCCCTCCAGTTTTGCCAGTCCTCTCTAGACTGTAAAGTGAACATGCTATTTCTTCTGACTCCCATACCCAGAGGTCAGCTTCAAAATGTGTCCAAGAAGTTTACATGAAAGTAAACTTGAAACTGGATCCAATATTAATGAACTGAGTGTAAatacagattatttatttatttatctatctatttatgtatttatttatttattattttattcatttggTACCTTTCTATTGGTTGCTTGCTCTTTCCCAACAATGTTAAGAATCCTGTCTGGGGATTTAGTAGCAGTATGTCAAAAGTGCTTGAATGTGTGCAGTGATATACTGTAGCAACAAGCCATTTCATATGCAGTGTTGGAATTAGTCTACTAACCCACTGCTAATTCCTCTGTAAGCATATTTTTAGCATGATAACCATTTGTATCTTACTGGTGAGTGGATTAAGCAGTTACTTATGCCTAAGTGTCTGTATGCAATCCACATATTTTTGGCATATTAAATGAAGCATAAAAGAAAAGTGCACATGCTTTACATTTTGCCTGCGAAGTTAGAACCAACTGTGGGACTGTGCCTGTCTTAGAGAATTACTTGCAATGCCTGGCTAATAAGGCAAAAGTACAAAGAATGAGCTACATATTACATGATAAACTCTTCTTTCAAGCAGGAATTGATCTATGACAATCTCAGTTTTTGCTTTCCACAGAACTGTATGGGTACCTGGTGAATCCCTTTCCCAGCAAAAAACACTCAATGCTGGTGCATGTAGCTTATTTCAAAGTGTAGAATTTACATGCTTTCTGTTTGCAGAGGCACTCTAACACTAAAGCACATACTTTTGGAAAATGTCTTCAGTGACTATTGTAAGCATTTGAACCGTCAGAGGACTGAGCCAAGGATTTTGTGATTTGGCCCTCTCACCATAAATTGCTGGTTCAGGTGccatgttcttttctcttttatagGTTCTTGTGAGAACCATTGGTCCAGTCATGCTGTCATCTGGCATAATGGCAAAATTCCAATTGTCTTTAATAGGAGAAGTATCAGACTACATTTACTGACATGGCTAAAAGAATCTTTACTAGAAAATACATCACATGGCTTTCTTTAATGAGTTTGCTTTGTTTATCCTAGCAAAAGACACTAaatttactgttctgtttttaTACATCAGAGGcatgctttttccttttgaaattaagTGGAAGGGGACCATTGATTTAGGCAGGAAGAGCTTTAATTCTAGCTTTTTTAAAGGGAGAAGGTATTGAGGCTGTCATTCATGAGATGCAGCAGTAGAAtataaggaagggaaagaaacaggGACACCACCTGACTAGCGTTGCCCCATAAGGCACATGCTTCGTGTCAAATAACAAGGAAGCAGTCATGCTGACGTACAGTGTATCTATCAGCTTTACAGCTGCATCTATTCCTGTTCCACATGACTTGATGAAAACCAATGATTTATGCTTTAACAAATATGTATTATCGACTTATGCTAGTGAATACTCCTGAGAAGTTAGTTGAGCCTCCTTGATTCAGTTTTTAAATATGCATTCATTCTtgccacattttcaaaataaatagtcTGGAGCTGTTATATCCTATACAATTTTGGATTATGTTTCAGGCAAGTAATGCTTCTTAAAAGACTGAAACCTGCTTCCATTGAGTACCATGGCCAAACTCCCATGTCTTCCAAGGGGCTGAAAGTTAATGCTAATAGTTTCTGTGTATGCCTTTGTGAatgtatatttgtttttaaatagttaaTATATAGAAGCATACCTACTTTTAGCAACTCTACACATTTTGTAATTCAtatgattaaaataaacacataaatggCAGAAGCTGCTACCACAGAATACACTCAGTTTCATTTGGTCTCAGATGTTAAGCAGTATGGGCATAGCTGGCTGGAAATGTCTGCTGTAAGTCTAGGAACTGTAGTCAAACAATTGGTAAACACCAGACCATAGAAATGgaataaatgagaaaatattgtCTGCCTGTTGCTGCTGAGATTACTTATGGGAATAAAAATCAAGAACACTAGAAATAACAACACATGTAACAATCCTGTTGAACTAAGAAAGTGATGTGGCCTTTGAACTTGCATGGGTGTGACTAAGGAATGCTGGGTATGGAATTTACAACACAGTCGATACTGTGGGAAAAGCTTAAGTATAATGACCCCTccacacaaaagaaaagaaaagttttaatatGGGGGAAGGGGACAGTGGGTAAATTTCAGTATAGATAAATGCAGAACTATTTGTTGTTAGTCTCCTTGTACTTTTGTGGGCTGTGTGTTAGTAAATGTGCACTTCAATTCTTTCCATAGGGCTCCGGCGAAGTGAGAGTCTGTCAGAGAAGCAGGTCAAAGAAGCCAAATCTAAATGTAAAAGTATTGCattgctgctgacagcagctccCAATCCCAATTCCAAGGGGGTGTTGATGTTCAAGAAGCGTCGTCAAAGGGCAAGAAAATATACTTTAGTCAGCTACGGTACTGGGGAGTTAGAACGTGACGAAGACGAAGGTGAAGAAGGTGAAGGTGAAGAGGGGGacaaagaaaacacttttgaAGTGAGTTTGCTTGCAACAAGTGAGTCAGAAATAGATGAAGATTTCTTCTCAGACATTGATAACGACAGTAAGATTGTGACGTTTGACTGGGACAGTGGTCTACTTGACGttgaaaagaagacaaaaagtgGAGACGAGATGCAGACGCTTCCAGAGAGCACAGGTAAAGGGGCCCTCATGTTTGCCAAGAGGCGGCAGAGGATGGATCAGATTACAGCTGAGCAAGAGGAGGTGAAGACACGCACAGTGCATACAGAGGAACAAAGGGAAGCCACCATGTCAGAGAACTTCCAGAAAGTAAGCTCTTCAGTCTATcaaacaaaagaggaagaaatgtcaaGACAGCAGACCTCTGTGAGCAAAAGCTACACAGACATGAGCCAGAATCATAGCAAAATGGTACaacaaaatggttttggtttAGCACCAGACACAAACCTGTCTTTTCAGTTCTCTGAAGCTCAAAAAGCAGCATCTTTGAATAAAACAGCTAAACCCTTCTCTTCTGGGGTTCAAAACCGAGCAGCTGCACCATTTTCCCCCATAAGAACTGTCACTAGTCCTCTTTCAGATATACCAGCACCACCACCTTACTGCTCTATTAGCCCACCACCTGAGGCTTTATACAGACCTGTTTCAGCTCCTGTAGCCAGCAGAGCTGCCCCAACTGTGTGGTCCTCCACCGAGCCAACAGAATACATAGCATCCAGAGATGAAAGGATTGCGGTGCCAGCCAAAAGAACTGGGATACTGCAAGAGGCAAAGAGAAGAAGCACTTCAAAACCTATGTTCACTTTCAAAGAAACACCCAAAGTAAGTCCTAATCCTGCCCTGTTGTCCCTTGTACAtaatgcagaaagcaaaaaaggTACTGGAGCTGGTTTTGAGTCAGGACCTGAAGAAGACTACCTCAGTTTGGGAGCTGAAGCTTGCAATTTCATGCAGACTCAAGCATCTAAACAAAAGGCCCCTCCTCCTGTTGCTCCAAAGCCTTCACTCAAGGTCTCTCCTACTGCTGGTACTCCGGTTTCACCAGTTTGGTCACCTCCAGCTGTGGCTTCTAACAAGGCTCCTTCCTTCCCAGCACCAGCCTCACCTCAGGCAGCACATCCTGCACCACTCAAATCTCCACAGCATCCTCATTCTCCTGTCCATCCCCCAAGTACTCTCAACCTAGCTGGTCCTTTCAAAGGGCCTCAGGCAACCCTAGCAAGTCCCACCCATACACCCAAGACAACACCAGTCACACCAAGTGCTGGAGGAACAAAGCCACCCTTTGAGATGCCACCAGCTATGAGTGGAAAAGGAGCGCAGTTATTTGCCAGACGGCACTCTCGAATGGAGAAGTATGTGGTAGATTCAGAGACTGTGCAGGCAAACATGGCACGAGCCTCATCTCCAACTCCATCTTTACCAGCTTCTTGGAAATATTCATCTAATGTCCGAGCACCTCCACCTGTTGCTTATAATCCCATCCACAGCCCATCTTATCCTCCTGCTGCTACCAAGTCTTCCTCTAAGTCCACTGCTGCtaccaaaaatacaaaaagaaaacctAAGAAAGGTCTCAATGCTTTGGATATTATGAAACATCAACCTTATCAACTTGATGcatctttatttacttttcaacCTCCTAGTTCTAAGGAAAGCCTTGCTATTAAGCAGACGTCGAAGTTGTCCACTTCAAAGCAAGCTCTACCTTTAAGACCACCTAGTGCTGGCTCTCCTACTAATGTTCGGGCATCTTCAGTGTATTCTGTGCCGGCCTACAGTTCACAACCTTCGTTCCAGTCAAATGCCTCTATCCCAGTAAATGAATCATATTCACCTACAAGCTACTCTGCATTTTCTAAGCCAGAAACCACCACATCCTCTTTGTTTACTGCTCCGAGGCCAAAATTTTCAGCAAAGAAAGCTGGCGTCACTGCACAGGTGTGGAAGCCATCAATTATTGAAGAGTAAACCTTATAGCTGAAACTTAGTGTCCATTTTGCTTGCAATCAATTGTTTGCAGTGGTAACCTGGCATACAAACAGTGCCAGTAGTATTCCTTAGCTTACTTAATAACATCAGATATATCACCTCAAATCTGGGTCCAAAATATTTGAACTTTTTTAAGGAATCAAAATAGATAAAAATGTTAGCACATTTATGCATATTATCAGATGCTTTATAACCTAACATCTTGAAATGAATAGATATCATTGTATTAAGTAAGCAGGACACTAAGTTTTTGCTTTAGGACTActacaacagaaaaaacagtaagCAATATTCCTGGTATgtcaaattaatagaaaaaagctttctttatAGCCCCCTCTCCACTATGTTCTAATGACCTAGGGatttgagggctttttttttttttaaaaaaaaaagaagtgcctTATTAAATGATATTAATAGTAATATGTATTACTAACATAGCATAAAATAGATGGAGTATTAGACTCTGACTGATCACTAGCAGAATACAACTGGCTAGACCTTTGGCCTGCACAGAGCCCCACTGAATTCAGTCAGAATCTGTCCTGGCTCAAAGGCCCTTCCACAGGAATCTGATTGATCAGCCAGGGGCTTAGTTTGTAAGCTATGTGGATCAGCTGTGATCCAAAATCATTAATTGCCTCTGTGATTTCACAGAGAATTGCTATAAGAGATGCTGGAGTGTTCTGAAGACTAAAAGAGGTGGAAAGACAGCTGGAAAATTTATTAATGATTTCCCATTTTGGGGAAATTTGACATCCCAAGTGCAGACATATTTTTAGCCAAAGTTTGCCTTGAATCCAGCAAGTAAGATAGAAGCCAGTAAATCAAAATTACTGAAGAGAGAGATGAGCTGGGTTTTGCAGCCGCAATGTAATGCCATAGTTTCATGTGAAAGCACAGTGACTGAGAACTGAAGGGATACATATATTCAAGAGTACTGATTCTTGCAACCAGAGTAGTATATGCCACAGAAATTAGCACTTAACAGTAAATCATAAATATGACCATGTCTTCCTATTGGTCTCTCATACACATTTTACTATTTTCACTTGGGGGTTTACAGTGCTTCTTCCCACTTTAAATCTTTTTACTCTGGTCTTATACTTTCACCTTTTACTTGACATATTGGGGACTAAGGATTTAAATAGTGCTACTGTGGAAAATTCTCAAGAGTCTGTGGCCTTGAAACCAACCGTGTAATACTGCAGTGAATACACAGTCTTACTGAAATTAACGAGCTATATTTGAATAGTTTAGCATATTTTTCAGTAAGCAGTCCTGTAACATCAGTGGTGCTAGGTCTGAAACAAGGTGTTGTTTCACACAACTACGGGTATCAAAATCCATCCCAAGTGTTAAGCTAAAGATTAAAGCATCAGTCTGTGACTAAAGGTGGCAGAATCTGTTGATATGTTTGTTTAAACTACCATTCAGCTAGCTGCAAACCAGACTATGGATCTTTTATATCATAGGGATTTTAGTAGAACTATCTATCTTGATGAGGAAAACATT
The sequence above is drawn from the Strix aluco isolate bStrAlu1 chromosome 4, bStrAlu1.hap1, whole genome shotgun sequence genome and encodes:
- the SYNPO2 gene encoding synaptopodin-2 isoform X2, coding for MYFESFRFPSLISPYSIWNGAPNTQVRSKSKAAKAGLCEGDEVVSINGKPCGDLTYAEVIILMESLTDVLQMLIKRSSNGINETLSAERENGKHDTIKNEDYKESTTLQINTAKEIPHGDLCITEIYSETHQGAGESNIHFSEMKQEITQSHRITPKVIGTSKVLMTDEAAFRGKTEERRPGTMVELQLSLSNEAHKGTSAPAVTLLGAEKCTPSGRGPSVQDGTSPVIAIPLGVKEGNIQWSSKVVQFSSGKEVKRIQGAAPSLPRVEVILDCSDREKEAPRSLAERGCVDSQVEGGQSEAPPSLLSFATVSEGTEQGEDDQHLERDHRPLKHRARHARLRRSESLSEKQVKEAKSKCKSIALLLTAAPNPNSKGVLMFKKRRQRARKYTLVSYGTGELERDEDEGEEGEGEEGDKENTFEVSLLATSESEIDEDFFSDIDNDSKIVTFDWDSGLLDVEKKTKSGDEMQTLPESTGKGALMFAKRRQRMDQITAEQEEVKTRTVHTEEQREATMSENFQKVSSSVYQTKEEEMSRQQTSVSKSYTDMSQNHSKMVQQNGFGLAPDTNLSFQFSEAQKAASLNKTAKPFSSGVQNRAAAPFSPIRTVTSPLSDIPAPPPYCSISPPPEALYRPVSAPVASRAAPTVWSSTEPTEYIASRDERIAVPAKRTGILQEAKRRSTSKPMFTFKETPKVSPNPALLSLVHNAESKKGTGAGFESGPEEDYLSLGAEACNFMQTQASKQKAPPPVAPKPSLKVSPTAGTPVSPVWSPPAVASNKAPSFPAPASPQAAHPAPLKSPQHPHSPVHPPSTLNLAGPFKGPQATLASPTHTPKTTPVTPSAGGTKPPFEMPPAMSGKGAQLFARRHSRMEKYVVDSETVQANMARASSPTPSLPASWKYSSNVRAPPPVAYNPIHSPSYPPAATKSSSKSTAATKNTKRKPKKGLNALDIMKHQPYQLDASLFTFQPPSSKESLAIKQTSKLSTSKQALPLRPPSAGSPTNVRASSVYSVPAYSSQPSFQSNASIPVNESYSPTSYSAFSKPETTTSSLFTAPRPKFSAKKAGVTAQERSSGRSLSLPGRPSSFISRAMSPTSPLIFQPAPDYFSKPDTAADRPGKRLTPWEAAARSPLGLVDEAFGPQNMQESIAANVVSAARRKTLPEPPDEWKQKVSYEPPAPSGRVALLGGKRSGIVSPPKSSLSVPSATTLAGSQLQYAYCSQRSRTDPDIMSMDSRSDYCLSTADSNYNPQPRGWRRPT
- the SYNPO2 gene encoding synaptopodin-2 isoform X1, with amino-acid sequence MLPNCTRKMGTGDYLCIAMSGGAPWGFRLQGGKEQKQPLQIAKVRSKSKAAKAGLCEGDEVVSINGKPCGDLTYAEVIILMESLTDVLQMLIKRSSNGINETLSAERENGKHDTIKNEDYKESTTLQINTAKEIPHGDLCITEIYSETHQGAGESNIHFSEMKQEITQSHRITPKVIGTSKVLMTDEAAFRGKTEERRPGTMVELQLSLSNEAHKGTSAPAVTLLGAEKCTPSGRGPSVQDGTSPVIAIPLGVKEGNIQWSSKVVQFSSGKEVKRIQGAAPSLPRVEVILDCSDREKEAPRSLAERGCVDSQVEGGQSEAPPSLLSFATVSEGTEQGEDDQHLERDHRPLKHRARHARLRRSESLSEKQVKEAKSKCKSIALLLTAAPNPNSKGVLMFKKRRQRARKYTLVSYGTGELERDEDEGEEGEGEEGDKENTFEVSLLATSESEIDEDFFSDIDNDSKIVTFDWDSGLLDVEKKTKSGDEMQTLPESTGKGALMFAKRRQRMDQITAEQEEVKTRTVHTEEQREATMSENFQKVSSSVYQTKEEEMSRQQTSVSKSYTDMSQNHSKMVQQNGFGLAPDTNLSFQFSEAQKAASLNKTAKPFSSGVQNRAAAPFSPIRTVTSPLSDIPAPPPYCSISPPPEALYRPVSAPVASRAAPTVWSSTEPTEYIASRDERIAVPAKRTGILQEAKRRSTSKPMFTFKETPKVSPNPALLSLVHNAESKKGTGAGFESGPEEDYLSLGAEACNFMQTQASKQKAPPPVAPKPSLKVSPTAGTPVSPVWSPPAVASNKAPSFPAPASPQAAHPAPLKSPQHPHSPVHPPSTLNLAGPFKGPQATLASPTHTPKTTPVTPSAGGTKPPFEMPPAMSGKGAQLFARRHSRMEKYVVDSETVQANMARASSPTPSLPASWKYSSNVRAPPPVAYNPIHSPSYPPAATKSSSKSTAATKNTKRKPKKGLNALDIMKHQPYQLDASLFTFQPPSSKESLAIKQTSKLSTSKQALPLRPPSAGSPTNVRASSVYSVPAYSSQPSFQSNASIPVNESYSPTSYSAFSKPETTTSSLFTAPRPKFSAKKAGVTAQERSSGRSLSLPGRPSSFISRAMSPTSPLIFQPAPDYFSKPDTAADRPGKRLTPWEAAARSPLGLVDEAFGPQNMQESIAANVVSAARRKTLPEPPDEWKQKVSYEPPAPSGRVALLGGKRSGIVSPPKSSLSVPSATTLAGSQLQYAYCSQRSRTDPDIMSMDSRSDYCLSTADSNYNPQPRGWRRPT